The stretch of DNA CTGGTGGGCCACCATTAGCGATGTACCTGTTGCCGCTCGGTCTAAGCAAGAAAACCTATGCCGGCACCACCAGCATGTTCTTTACCGTAGGCAATCTGCTCAAGGCAGTGCCTTGGCTGCTGTTAGCCAGGCCCACCGGTAACGTGCTAAGCCTGATGGTCATCTGCCTGTTAGCAGTTCCAAGTGGTGTCTGGCTGGGCTGGCGACTGCACACCAAGCTGGATCAACGCCAGATGTACCTTGCCTGCTACTGCCTGCTCGTAGTCACGGCGGTAAAACTTCTGTGGGACGGCATAAGTGGCTATATCGTCTGAAAATGCCTCACCACTATGAGGCCCAACGTTACGGCCATTATCCGACTGGCTGCCAACGGAATGTTAGCAGTCAGAGGCCGTTCAAATGGCCTGTGACACTAGGATGCTCTGCTCGGCTAGGCGTGCTTCATCGAGCTAAAATTAGCGCTTGAGGACTTCGTCAGGGTAGTAACCGAGCATCTGAACTGGACGCAGATACTCAGACGGCGCTCCGAGCAATTTAATCGAGCTGCTTAGAGTGACGAAGTTGAGATTGAGCGGCGGCGTAATATCACCGGCATTGCGTGCCGTCGCTTGAGCCTCATCGAGTGCCTCGGAGATGCTGTTGATTGCAGCTCCGGAACACTCCGAGGAAGGCATCACACAGCATTTGTGTGAACTGGCTTGCCTGCATTTTGGCTGAGCCGAATTCGGACTAAGCGGCAGTAAAACCGATCAGGGCTTGGACAAGCTCCTGAACCCAGCTTGGCCACCCACCTTAACAACCAACCAGGCCAGCAGCACCAATCCCAAGGTTGCCCAGGGGATCGATCCCACGCCTGTCGTCTCAAGCAGTACACCGCCCACTACGGCACTGCCCGCAAACGCGAGGTTCAGCACGGTCACCAGCATCGACTGAGCCACATCGGCACCGTCGGCAGCAGCATTCGCCAAAGCTGTCTGTAGCAGGGCCGGTGCACCGCTGTAACTCAGGCCCCAGGCAGCCATCGCCACATAAACCGCTATGGCAGGCAAGCCACCCAACGCCAATGCAAGCGATACCAGCGCAAACCCGGCCAGGCTCAACAGCACCAACCGCCGCAGCCAGCGGTCAATCAATAGCCCAGTGAGCCAGATACCCACGAGAGCCGCAATGCCGAACGCAAGCAATGCCTGCTCGACCTGTCCATCCAACCCGACCGATGCCAGGAATGCCGCAATATAGGTGTAGAGCATGTAATGAGCCATGATCCACAGCATAACTACCGTCAGCACCGGTCGCACGCCTGGCCTGCAAAAAACGTGACCCAGGGACAAGCGCTGGCCAGCCCGTTGCCCGGCAAAGTCAGGGACATTCAGCCGAATCCAAACCATCAGCGCCAGGCTCAACGCCGCTAGCAGCCCGAACACATTGCGCCAACCGATCTGTTCACCCAGCCAGACACTCAGTGGTACGCCCAGCGCCAAGGCGACGGGGATACCCAGCATAGCCACTGCCATCGCGCGGCCTTGCAAGGGCGCGGCGACCATGCGTCGCGCATAACCGGCCAACAGGCTCCACGCCACACCAGTGGCGACCCCGACGATCAGGCGCGCGACCAGGGTGAGGGCAAAATACGGCGACAAGGCAGTTACCGCGTTGCACAAACAGAACACCCCCACTGTCAGTAATAACACAAGGCGCCGTGGCCAACCTTGCAAGGCCAAGGTCAAGGGAACGGCCGCCAGCCCGGAACCGAGGGCACACGCGGTGACCCATTGCCCCGCCCATGCCTGGGAAACCTCAAACGTGTCGGAGATGTGTGGCAACAGGCCGGCGGGTACGCTCTCGTTGGCAGTGGCGATAAAACTCGCGGTGGTCAGGGCCAGTAAGCCAGTGATAGGTAGTTCTGAGGACGGCGGGGGGGTGGGTTGAATCGATTCTTCGCGGTTCATGAGCTTGCTCGAAAAACAGGTGAGGCCTGATTGTGATGAAGTGTCTGTGATTTGATAATTGGTCTAGAATTTGATGCTTAATCAAATCTGGATTGAAGATGGCCACTGATCGATTGGGGGACATGCGCTTGTTCGTTGAGGCTGCCGACCTCGGCAGTCTTTCAGCCGCTGGACGCAAGTTGGGGTTGTCGCCGGCGGCGGCCAGCGCACGGTTAC from Pseudomonas sp. NC02 encodes:
- a CDS encoding MFS transporter encodes the protein MNREESIQPTPPPSSELPITGLLALTTASFIATANESVPAGLLPHISDTFEVSQAWAGQWVTACALGSGLAAVPLTLALQGWPRRLVLLLTVGVFCLCNAVTALSPYFALTLVARLIVGVATGVAWSLLAGYARRMVAAPLQGRAMAVAMLGIPVALALGVPLSVWLGEQIGWRNVFGLLAALSLALMVWIRLNVPDFAGQRAGQRLSLGHVFCRPGVRPVLTVVMLWIMAHYMLYTYIAAFLASVGLDGQVEQALLAFGIAALVGIWLTGLLIDRWLRRLVLLSLAGFALVSLALALGGLPAIAVYVAMAAWGLSYSGAPALLQTALANAAADGADVAQSMLVTVLNLAFAGSAVVGGVLLETTGVGSIPWATLGLVLLAWLVVKVGGQAGFRSLSKP